In Lutra lutra chromosome 5, mLutLut1.2, whole genome shotgun sequence, a single genomic region encodes these proteins:
- the IK gene encoding protein Red: MPERDSEPFSNPLAPDGHDVDDPHSFHQSKLTNEDFRKLLMTPRAAPTSAPPSKSRHHEMPREYNEDEDPAARRRKKKSYYAKLRQQEIERERELAEKYRDRAKERRDGVNKDYEETELISTTANYRAVGPTAEADKSAAEKRRQLIQESKFLGGDMEHTHLVKGLDFALLQKVRAEIASKEKEEEELMEKPQKETKKDEDPENKIEFKTRLGRNVYRTLFRSKAYERNELFLPGRMAYVVDLDDEYADTDIPTTLIRSKADCPTMEAQTTLTTNDIVISKLTQILSYLRQGTRNKKLKKKDKGKMEEKKPPEADMNIFEDIGDYVPSTTKTPRDKERERYRERERDRERDRDRDRERERERDRERERDREREEEKKRHSYFEKPKVDDEPMDVDKGPGSAKELIKSINEKFAGSAGWEGTESLKKPEDKKQLGDFFGMSNSYAECYPATMDDMAVDSDEEVDYSKMDQGNKKGPLGRWDFDTQEEYSEYMNNKEALPKAAFQYGIKMSEGRKTRRFKETNDKAELDRQWKKISAIIEKRKKMEADGVEVKRPKY, translated from the exons ATGCCAGAGCGAGACA gcGAGCCTTTCTCCAACCCTTTGGCTCCAGATGGCCACGATGTGGATGATCCTCACTCCTTCCACCA ATCAAAACTCACCAATGAAGACTTCAGGAAACTTCTTATGACCCCAAGGGCTGCACCGACCTCTGCACCGCCCTCTAAGTCACGTCAccatga gaTGCCAAGAGAGTACAATGAGGATGAAGATCCAGCTGCacgaaggagaaaaaagaaaag TTATTATGCCAAGCTTCGTCAacaagagattgagagagagagggaactaGCAGAGAAGTACCGTGACCGTGCCAAGGAACGGCGAGATGGCGTCAACAAAGattatgaggaaactgagctgaTTAGTACCACAGCTAACTACAGGGCTGTGGGCCCCACTGCTGAAGC GGACAAATCCGCTGCAGAGAAGAGAAGACAGTTGATCCAGGAATCCAAATTCTTGGGTGGTGACATGGAACACACCCATTTGGTGAAGGGTTTGGATTTTGCTCTGCTTCAAAAG GTACGAGCTGAGATTGccagcaaagagaaagaagaggaagaacttATGGAAAAGCCTCAGAAGGAAACCAA gaAAGATGAGGATCCTgagaataaaattgaatttaagaCACGTTTGG GCCGCAATGTTTACCGCACGCTCTTCAGGAGTAAGGCGTATGAACGGAATGAGCTGTTCCTGCCAGGCCGCATGGCCTATGTGGTAGACCTGGATGATGAATATGCAGACACGGACATCCCCACCACCCTTATCCGCAGCAAAGCTGATTGCCCCACCATGGAG GCCCAGACCACACTGACCACAAATGACATTGTAATCAGCAAGCTCACCCAGATCCTTTCCTACCTGCGGCAGGGTACCCGCAATAAGAAGCTCAAGAAGAAGGATAAAG ggaagatggaagagaaaaaaccCCCTGAGGCTGACATGAA tatttttgaaGACATTGGGGATTATGTGCCGTCCACAACCAAGACGCCTCGGGACAAGGAGCGGGAGAGATATCGGGAACGGGAGCGTGatcgggagagagacagagaccgtGACAGAGAGCGGGAGCGAGAACGAGATCGGGAGAGGGAACGGgaccgagagagagaggaagagaagaagaggcaCAGCTACTTTGAGAAGCCAAAAGTGGATGATGAG cCCATGGATGTTGACAAAG GACCTGGATCTGCTAAGGAGTTGATCAAGTCAATCAATGAAAAGTTTGCTGGGTCTGCGGGTTGGGAAGGCACTGAATC GCTGAAGAAGCCAGAGGACAAAAAGCAGCTGGGAGACTTCTTTGGAATGTCCAACAGCTATGCCGAGTGTTACCCAGCCAC GATGGATGATATGGCTGTGGATAGTGATGAGGAGGTGGATTACAGCAAAATGGACCAG GGCAATAAGAAAGGACCCTTAGGCCGCTGGGACTTTGATACCCAGGAGGAATACAGCGAGTATATGAACAACAAGGAGGCTTTGCCCAA agcTGCATTCCAGTATGGCATCAAGATGTCTGAAGGGCGGAAAACTAGGCGCTTCAAGGAAACCAATGATAAGGCAGAGCTTGATCGCCAGTGGAAGAAGATTAGTGCA ATTattgaaaagaggaagaagatggaggCTGATGG AGTTGAAGTGAAAAGACCAAAATACTAA
- the TMCO6 gene encoding transmembrane and coiled-coil domain-containing protein 6 isoform X3 — translation MIIPSVLGSTLPQHILQLLQPGPKLNPGVAVEFAWCLHYIICSQVNNALLISQGGLSTLGLLLLDVAGAVQRTEDAGLELLVCPVLRCLSNLLTEAAVEVVGGPNQLEDERVVAALYILLQFFVQKQPSLLPECLWLLNNLTANSPSFCTSLLSMDLIKPLLQLLPVSNVVSVLVLTVLCNVAEKGPAYCQHLWPGPLLPCLMGTLASSDTEVVGQSLELLHLLFLYQPEAVEAFLQHSGLQVLEKHQEEAQLQDRVHALQKTALHR, via the exons ATGATCATCCC TTCCGTCTTAGGCTCCACTCTCCCCCAGCATATCCTACAACTGTTGCAACCTGGACCAAAGCTAAACCCTGGGGTTGCTGTGGAGTTTGCCTGGTGCCTGCACTACATCATCTGCAG CCAGGTCAACAATGCCCTGCTTATCTCCCAAGGGGGTCTATCCACTCTGGGGCTGCTGCTATTGGACGTGGCTGGGGCTGTCCAGAGAACTGAGGATGCAGGACTGGAGTTG CTGGTATGCCCTGTACTTCGGTGTCTAAGCAACTTGCTAACAGAAGCAGCAGTGGAGGTTGTGGGAGGGCCAAATCAGCTTGAAGATGAGCGTGTGGTGGCCGCCTTATATATCCTTCTGCAGTTCTTCGTCCAGAAACAGCCCAGCCTGCTTCCTGAGTGCCTTTGGCTCCTCAACAACCTTACTG CAAATAGTCCTAGTTTCTGTACCTCCTTGCTCTCCATGGATCTGATCAAGCCACTTTTGCAGTTGTTGCCGGTTTCTAATGTGGTGAGCGTATTG GTGCTCACAGTTCTGTGCAACGTGGCAGAGAAGGGTCCTGCTTATTGCCAACATCTATGGCCAGGGCCCTTGCTCCCCTGCTTGATGGGCACACTGGCCTCCTCTGACACTGAAGTAGTAGGCCAGAGTTTAGAGCTCCTGCATCTGCTGTTCCTCTATCAGCCAGAG GCTGTGGAGGCATTTCTGCAGCATTCAGGGCTTCAGGTCCTAGAAAAGCATCAGGAAGAGGCACAGCTCCAGGATCGTGTGCATGCTCTCCAGAAGACCGCTCTTCACAGGTGA
- the CD14 gene encoding monocyte differentiation antigen CD14, which translates to MVRAPCLLLLLLPTLCVSEVVLEPCEVDDEDFRCFCNFTDPQPQWSSAYQCVTAVEVEIYGGGHNLEQFLKGADTDPKQYADVLKALRLRRLTVASAQVPAVLLAAFLRALVYSRIKELTLQDLEVTGGTPPPLLEATGPALSTLTLRNVSWTAGGAWLTELQRWLKPGLKVLNIAQAHSLAFSCAQLPTFLALTTLDLSDNPRLGEHGLTAALCQHKFPALQTLVLRNAGIQTPNGVCLAMVRAGVQPQRLDLSHNSLRATAPGAPVCVWPRTLNSLNLSFARLEQVPKGLPARLSELDLRCNRLTKKPRPEELPTVSNLTLDGNPFLDPEDPNYQEDPMKSGVVPACAHPALAVGMSGTLAVLQRVGGVA; encoded by the exons ATG GTGCGCGCGCCCTgcttgctgctgctgttgctgccaACGCTGTGCGTCTCTGAGGTCGTACTAGAGCCCTGCGAAGTGGACGACGAGGATTTCCGCTGCTTCTGCAACTTCACGGATCCGCAGCCCCAGTGGTCCAGCGCCTACCAGTGTGTAACTGCCGTCGAGGTGGAGATCTACGGGGGCGGCCACAACCTGGAACAGTTTCTAAAAGGCGCAGACACAGACCCGAAGCAGTACGCTGACGTGCTGAAAGCTCTGCGCTTGCGGCGGCTCACAGTGGCCTCTGCGCAGGTTCCAGCTGTGCTCTTGGCCGCCTTCCTGCGTGCGCTGGTGTACTCCCGCATCAAGGAACTAACGCTCCAGGACCTGGAGGTAACCGGCGGGACGCCACCGCCGCTTCTGGAAGCGACTGGGCCTGCGCTCTCCACCCTCACTCTCCGGAACGTGTCGTGGACGGCGGGAGGTGCCTGGCTCACCGAACTGCAGCGGTGGCTGAAGCCGGGCCTCAAGGTACTGAACATTGCGCAAGCACACTCGCTTGCTTTTTCCTGCGCACAACTCCCCACCTTCCTAGCCCTCACCACCTTAGACCTGTCCGACAATCCCCGACTGGGCGAGCACGGACTGACTGCAGCTCTCTGTCAGCACAAGTTCCCGGCCCTCCAGACTCTAGTTTTACGGAACGCCGGGATACAGACGCCCAATGGCGTGTGCTTGGCGATGGTGCGGGCGGGTGTGCAACCTCAGCGCCTAGACCTCAGCCACAACTCGCTGCGCGCCACCGCCCCAGGCGCTCCTGTGTGTGTCTGGCCGAGGACACTGAACTCTCTCAACTTGTCCTTCGCCAGGTTGGAGCAAGTGCCTAAGGGACTACCGGCCAGGCTTAGCGAGCTTGATCTTAGGTGCAACAGGCTGACCAAAAAGCCTCGGCCAGAAGAGCTGCCCACGGTGAGTAACCTGACGCTGGATGGAAATCCCTTTCTGGACCCTGAAGACCCCAACTACCAAGAAGACCCTATGAAGTCTGGCGTGGTCCCAGCCTGTGCGCATCCGGCCCTGGCGGTGGGGATGTCAGGAACCTTAGCGGTGCTTCAGAGGGTGGGGGGCGTCGCCTAG
- the NDUFA2 gene encoding NADH dehydrogenase [ubiquinone] 1 alpha subcomplex subunit 2, with amino-acid sequence MAAAAASRGIGAKLGLREIRLHLCQRSPGSQGVREFIEKHYVELKKANPGLPILIRECSDVQPKLWARYAFAQEKNVSLNNFSADQVTRAVENVLSGKA; translated from the exons ATGGCGGCTGCAGCAGCGAGTCGCGGGATTGGGGCCAAACTTGGCCTCCGTGAGATTCGCCTCCACTTGTGCCAGCGCTCACCCGGAAGCCAGGGCGTCAG GGAATTCATCGAGAAACACTATGTGGAGCTGAAGAAGGCGAACCCCGGTCTGCCCATCCTAATCCGCGAGTGTTCTGATGTGCAGCCCAAACTATGGGCCCGCTACG CATTTGCACAAGAGAAGAATGTCTCTTTGAACAACTTCAGTGCTGATCAGGTAACCAGAGCCGTGGAGAATGTGCTAAGTGGCAAAGCCTGA
- the TMCO6 gene encoding transmembrane and coiled-coil domain-containing protein 6 isoform X2 has translation MILGEAEIQQFLQLAHRGTDEKQRERALVSLRRGLQHPQTQQTFIWLEGSMRTLVGLLTSNRALLQLEAARCLHELSHSEQSAVAEACLPATSYLLTYLSGHSSDFIELCLYTLGNLIVESEAVRRRLLPQGIVPALAACIQSPHLTVLEALGYALSQLLQAKEAPEMIIPSVLGSTLPQHILQLLQPGPKLNPGVAVEFAWCLHYIICSQVNNALLISQGGLSTLGLLLLDVAGAVQRTEDAGLELLVCPVLRCLSNLLTEAAVEVVGGPNQLEDERVVAALYILLQFFVQKQPSLLPECLWLLNNLTANSPSFCTSLLSMDLIKPLLQLLPVSNVVSVLVLTVLCNVAEKGPAYCQHLWPGPLLPCLMGTLASSDTEVVGQSLELLHLLFLYQPEAVEAFLQHSGLQVLEKHQEEAQLQDRVHALQKTALHR, from the exons ATGATCCTCGGGGAAGCTGAG ATCCAGCAGTTCCTCCAGTTAGCACACAGGGGGACAGATGAAAAGCAGAGAGAGCGAGCTCTGGTCAGCCTTCGTCGAGGCTTGCAGCACCCTCAGACGCAGCAAACCTTCATCTG GCTGGAGGGCAGCATGCGGACCCTGGTTGGGCTTCTGACCAGCAACCGAGCCCTGTTGCAGCTAGAGGCCGCTCGGTGCCTTCATGAGCTCTCTCATTCCGAGCAGTCTGCGGTGGCTGAGGCCTGCCTGCCAGCCACTTCCTACCTTCTCACCTACCTCTCCGGTCACAGCTCAGACTTTATA GAGCTCTGTCTGTATACACTGGGTAACCTGATTGTGGAGAGTGAGGCTGTGAGAAGGCGGCTCCTGCCACAGGGCATTGTTCCTGCTTTGGCTGCCTGCATCCAG TCTCCCCATCTGACTGTGCTGGAAGCCCTTGGATATGCCTTGTCCCAGCTTCTGCAAGCTAAGGAAGCTCCAGAGATGATCATCCC TTCCGTCTTAGGCTCCACTCTCCCCCAGCATATCCTACAACTGTTGCAACCTGGACCAAAGCTAAACCCTGGGGTTGCTGTGGAGTTTGCCTGGTGCCTGCACTACATCATCTGCAG CCAGGTCAACAATGCCCTGCTTATCTCCCAAGGGGGTCTATCCACTCTGGGGCTGCTGCTATTGGACGTGGCTGGGGCTGTCCAGAGAACTGAGGATGCAGGACTGGAGTTG CTGGTATGCCCTGTACTTCGGTGTCTAAGCAACTTGCTAACAGAAGCAGCAGTGGAGGTTGTGGGAGGGCCAAATCAGCTTGAAGATGAGCGTGTGGTGGCCGCCTTATATATCCTTCTGCAGTTCTTCGTCCAGAAACAGCCCAGCCTGCTTCCTGAGTGCCTTTGGCTCCTCAACAACCTTACTG CAAATAGTCCTAGTTTCTGTACCTCCTTGCTCTCCATGGATCTGATCAAGCCACTTTTGCAGTTGTTGCCGGTTTCTAATGTGGTGAGCGTATTG GTGCTCACAGTTCTGTGCAACGTGGCAGAGAAGGGTCCTGCTTATTGCCAACATCTATGGCCAGGGCCCTTGCTCCCCTGCTTGATGGGCACACTGGCCTCCTCTGACACTGAAGTAGTAGGCCAGAGTTTAGAGCTCCTGCATCTGCTGTTCCTCTATCAGCCAGAG GCTGTGGAGGCATTTCTGCAGCATTCAGGGCTTCAGGTCCTAGAAAAGCATCAGGAAGAGGCACAGCTCCAGGATCGTGTGCATGCTCTCCAGAAGACCGCTCTTCACAGGTGA
- the TMCO6 gene encoding transmembrane and coiled-coil domain-containing protein 6 isoform X1 — MRSSRFGAGILFLGSLRIFSSSAMWRGRQGRLRPVGCVVEELRCRRREREAALRKARREQQLVSKRLLRDDVLEESEGECVAMILGEAEIQQFLQLAHRGTDEKQRERALVSLRRGLQHPQTQQTFIWLEGSMRTLVGLLTSNRALLQLEAARCLHELSHSEQSAVAEACLPATSYLLTYLSGHSSDFIELCLYTLGNLIVESEAVRRRLLPQGIVPALAACIQSPHLTVLEALGYALSQLLQAKEAPEMIIPSVLGSTLPQHILQLLQPGPKLNPGVAVEFAWCLHYIICSQVNNALLISQGGLSTLGLLLLDVAGAVQRTEDAGLELLVCPVLRCLSNLLTEAAVEVVGGPNQLEDERVVAALYILLQFFVQKQPSLLPECLWLLNNLTANSPSFCTSLLSMDLIKPLLQLLPVSNVVSVLVLTVLCNVAEKGPAYCQHLWPGPLLPCLMGTLASSDTEVVGQSLELLHLLFLYQPEAVEAFLQHSGLQVLEKHQEEAQLQDRVHALQKTALHR, encoded by the exons ATGCGGTCTTCTAGGTTTGGGGCTGGTATCCTGTTTCTGGGCTCCCTGCGAATTTTCTCCAGCTCAGCCATGTGGAGAGGACGGCAGGGCCGCCTCAGGCCGGTGGGCTGCGTAGTGGAGGAGCTACGGTGCCGGCGCCGGGAGCGGGAGGCAG CATTACGGAAGGCGCGGAGGGAGCAGCAGCTGGTCAGTAAGAGGCTGCTGAGAGACGACGTCCTGGAGGAATCCGAAGGGGAATGTGTGGCCATGATCCTCGGGGAAGCTGAG ATCCAGCAGTTCCTCCAGTTAGCACACAGGGGGACAGATGAAAAGCAGAGAGAGCGAGCTCTGGTCAGCCTTCGTCGAGGCTTGCAGCACCCTCAGACGCAGCAAACCTTCATCTG GCTGGAGGGCAGCATGCGGACCCTGGTTGGGCTTCTGACCAGCAACCGAGCCCTGTTGCAGCTAGAGGCCGCTCGGTGCCTTCATGAGCTCTCTCATTCCGAGCAGTCTGCGGTGGCTGAGGCCTGCCTGCCAGCCACTTCCTACCTTCTCACCTACCTCTCCGGTCACAGCTCAGACTTTATA GAGCTCTGTCTGTATACACTGGGTAACCTGATTGTGGAGAGTGAGGCTGTGAGAAGGCGGCTCCTGCCACAGGGCATTGTTCCTGCTTTGGCTGCCTGCATCCAG TCTCCCCATCTGACTGTGCTGGAAGCCCTTGGATATGCCTTGTCCCAGCTTCTGCAAGCTAAGGAAGCTCCAGAGATGATCATCCC TTCCGTCTTAGGCTCCACTCTCCCCCAGCATATCCTACAACTGTTGCAACCTGGACCAAAGCTAAACCCTGGGGTTGCTGTGGAGTTTGCCTGGTGCCTGCACTACATCATCTGCAG CCAGGTCAACAATGCCCTGCTTATCTCCCAAGGGGGTCTATCCACTCTGGGGCTGCTGCTATTGGACGTGGCTGGGGCTGTCCAGAGAACTGAGGATGCAGGACTGGAGTTG CTGGTATGCCCTGTACTTCGGTGTCTAAGCAACTTGCTAACAGAAGCAGCAGTGGAGGTTGTGGGAGGGCCAAATCAGCTTGAAGATGAGCGTGTGGTGGCCGCCTTATATATCCTTCTGCAGTTCTTCGTCCAGAAACAGCCCAGCCTGCTTCCTGAGTGCCTTTGGCTCCTCAACAACCTTACTG CAAATAGTCCTAGTTTCTGTACCTCCTTGCTCTCCATGGATCTGATCAAGCCACTTTTGCAGTTGTTGCCGGTTTCTAATGTGGTGAGCGTATTG GTGCTCACAGTTCTGTGCAACGTGGCAGAGAAGGGTCCTGCTTATTGCCAACATCTATGGCCAGGGCCCTTGCTCCCCTGCTTGATGGGCACACTGGCCTCCTCTGACACTGAAGTAGTAGGCCAGAGTTTAGAGCTCCTGCATCTGCTGTTCCTCTATCAGCCAGAG GCTGTGGAGGCATTTCTGCAGCATTCAGGGCTTCAGGTCCTAGAAAAGCATCAGGAAGAGGCACAGCTCCAGGATCGTGTGCATGCTCTCCAGAAGACCGCTCTTCACAGGTGA